From the genome of Blastocatellia bacterium, one region includes:
- the pncA gene encoding bifunctional nicotinamidase/pyrazinamidase: MANPFEDAALILVDIQNDFCPGGALAVAEGDKVVPVVNRLMPHFPLVVSTLDWHPANHVSFRDQGGPWPPHCVQQTFGAELHPALDRQQIAHTFRKASTPERDAYSEFEGVDDEGRSLDQYLKARGVNRVYVAGLATDYCVRATALDALRLGYETYVVTDAVRAVNVQPGDGAKALDEMQAHGARLVASNEMLASASRTSAGACH, encoded by the coding sequence ATGGCAAACCCATTCGAAGACGCAGCCTTGATTCTTGTCGATATCCAGAATGATTTTTGCCCCGGCGGCGCGCTCGCCGTTGCTGAAGGCGACAAAGTCGTGCCGGTCGTTAATCGTTTGATGCCGCACTTCCCGCTCGTCGTTTCGACGCTCGACTGGCACCCGGCGAATCACGTTTCGTTTCGTGACCAGGGCGGGCCGTGGCCGCCACACTGCGTACAGCAGACCTTTGGCGCTGAATTGCACCCGGCGCTCGACCGCCAGCAGATCGCGCATACGTTCCGCAAAGCCTCAACGCCTGAGCGCGATGCCTATTCGGAGTTCGAAGGCGTTGATGACGAGGGGCGCTCGCTCGATCAGTACCTGAAGGCGCGCGGCGTCAATCGCGTTTATGTGGCGGGGCTGGCGACCGATTATTGCGTGCGGGCGACGGCGCTCGACGCTTTACGGCTCGGCTATGAAACCTATGTAGTGACCGATGCCGTCCGCGCCGTCAACGTACAGCCCGGCGATGGCGCAAAGGCGCTGGACGAAATGCAGGCTCACGGGGCGCGGCTGGTCGCCAGTAACGAGATGCTCGCGAGCGCCAGCCGGACGAGCGCCGGCGCTTGCCATTGA